One segment of Sphingomonas qomolangmaensis DNA contains the following:
- a CDS encoding NAD(P)H-hydrate dehydratase yields MNPALAGASIVTAAQMRAAEVACFAAGVSQVALMERAARAVAQQVARFARSRPVLVLAGPGNNGGDGFGVAWVLAEWGYDVTVATLGQDWNGAAAVMRDRWTGPTTDLDDATPRPVLVDGLFGIGLTRPIAAPVRGRLATLAAAAELVVAIDVPSGSFADQDASDGVEADITVALGALKPCHVVGDTARCGHLILADLAIAVPGDTRLIARPVLHPPSRADHKYTRGLVIVIGGTMPGAARLAAGAAARGGAGYVVLASDDARVPFDAVVSRKPDAIAAMLADPKLGAVLIGPGLGRDDEARTRSEEAAASDCPLVIDGDALALASIDQLACRTAPTILTPHSGEFDRLFGTGGGNKLERTRDAARRSGAIVVHKGADTVIAAPDGQSIVAHPPAWLSTAGTGDVLAGIAAARLAASRDPMRAAIEAVWLHARAASLAGPAFVADGLAMHLPQAIAECL; encoded by the coding sequence GTGAACCCCGCGCTTGCCGGCGCGTCGATCGTCACCGCGGCGCAAATGCGCGCCGCCGAGGTTGCGTGCTTCGCCGCGGGCGTGTCGCAGGTCGCACTGATGGAACGCGCCGCGCGCGCGGTGGCGCAGCAGGTCGCGCGGTTCGCCCGGTCGCGACCGGTGCTGGTGCTCGCAGGACCCGGCAATAATGGCGGCGATGGATTTGGCGTTGCGTGGGTTTTAGCCGAGTGGGGCTATGACGTCACCGTTGCAACGCTGGGCCAAGATTGGAATGGGGCCGCCGCAGTCATGCGCGATCGCTGGACCGGACCGACCACCGATCTCGACGACGCCACCCCGCGACCGGTGCTGGTCGACGGACTCTTCGGCATCGGCCTGACGCGCCCGATCGCCGCCCCGGTACGCGGTCGACTGGCCACGCTCGCCGCCGCCGCCGAGCTGGTGGTCGCGATCGACGTCCCCTCGGGAAGTTTCGCCGACCAGGATGCGAGCGATGGCGTCGAGGCCGACATCACCGTCGCGCTAGGCGCGCTCAAGCCCTGCCATGTCGTCGGCGATACCGCGCGCTGCGGCCATTTGATCCTCGCCGACCTCGCGATCGCGGTGCCGGGCGACACGCGGTTGATCGCACGCCCCGTGTTGCACCCGCCGTCGCGGGCCGATCACAAATATACCCGCGGGCTGGTGATCGTGATCGGCGGGACGATGCCGGGCGCCGCGCGGCTCGCGGCAGGGGCAGCGGCGCGCGGCGGCGCGGGCTATGTCGTGCTGGCATCGGACGATGCGCGCGTGCCCTTCGACGCGGTGGTGTCGCGCAAGCCCGACGCGATCGCGGCGATGCTGGCCGACCCGAAACTCGGCGCAGTGTTGATCGGACCGGGGCTCGGCCGCGACGACGAAGCTCGCACGCGCTCTGAAGAAGCCGCCGCAAGCGACTGTCCGCTCGTCATTGACGGCGACGCGCTCGCACTGGCATCGATCGACCAACTCGCTTGCCGCACCGCCCCGACGATCCTCACCCCGCACAGCGGCGAGTTCGACCGGCTCTTCGGCACCGGCGGCGGCAACAAGCTCGAACGCACCCGCGATGCCGCGCGGCGATCGGGCGCAATCGTCGTCCACAAGGGTGCCGACACCGTCATCGCCGCGCCCGATGGCCAAAGCATCGTCGCGCACCCGCCCGCCTGGCTGTCGACCGCGGGCACCGGCGACGTCCTTGCGGGGATTGCTGCCGCACGGCTGGCGGCGTCGCGCGACCCGATGCGCGCCGCGATCGAGGCGGTTTGGCTCCATGCGCGTGCGGCAAGCCTTGCAGGACCGGCGTTCGTGGCCGATGGGCTCGCCATGCATCTTCCCCAAGCAATCGCCGAATGTCTGTAG
- the ilvD gene encoding dihydroxy-acid dehydratase codes for MTDQAKPRFDKTKLPSRHVSLGPERAPHRSYYYAMGLHEQDIAQPFVGIASAGNDSAPCNTTLNDQADAARAGVIAGGGMPRRFNTITVTDGIAMGHQGMKSSLVSREVIADSIELSMRGHCYDAFLGFAGCDKSLPGMMMAMLRLNVPGIFVYGGSILPGRFQERDVTVVDVFEAVGQYAAGNCPLAQLTALEKVACPGHGACGGQFTANTMACVGEAIGLSLPNSNMVPAPYDSREAIAIAAGEQVMNLVERNLRPRDIATRAAFVNAARVVAATGGSTNAALHLPAMASEAGIEFDLFDVAEAFKSTPYLADLKPGGKYVAKDMHAAGGVYMLMKTMLAGGLLDGECLTVTGRTLGENIDQVTWNPDQKVIYDVKTPITPTGGVVGLRGSLAPDGAIVKVAGLHRLQFEGVARCFDCEEDAFAAVEARDIAEGSVVIIRYEGPKGGPGMREMLSTTAALYGLGLGEKVALITDGRFSGGTRGFCIGHVGPEAAEGGPIALIVDGDTIRIDAEAGTIDLDVPEAVLAERRAAWRPRTNDYQAGALWRYARTVGPASRGAVTHPGAASETHVYADI; via the coding sequence ATGACCGACCAAGCCAAACCGCGCTTCGACAAGACGAAGCTCCCCAGCCGCCACGTCTCGCTCGGCCCCGAGCGCGCGCCGCATCGCAGCTATTATTACGCGATGGGGCTGCACGAGCAGGATATCGCCCAACCTTTTGTCGGCATCGCCAGCGCAGGCAACGACAGCGCGCCGTGCAACACCACGCTCAACGACCAGGCCGACGCCGCGCGTGCGGGCGTGATCGCCGGCGGCGGGATGCCGCGCCGCTTCAACACGATCACCGTCACCGACGGGATCGCGATGGGGCATCAGGGGATGAAGTCCTCGCTGGTGAGCCGCGAAGTCATCGCCGATTCGATCGAGCTCAGCATGCGCGGCCATTGCTATGACGCGTTCCTGGGCTTTGCCGGCTGCGATAAGTCGCTGCCGGGCATGATGATGGCGATGCTCCGCCTCAACGTTCCCGGCATCTTCGTCTATGGCGGCTCGATCCTGCCCGGTCGCTTCCAGGAGCGCGACGTCACCGTCGTCGACGTGTTCGAGGCGGTGGGCCAGTATGCCGCGGGCAATTGCCCGCTCGCGCAGCTGACCGCGCTCGAGAAGGTCGCCTGCCCCGGCCACGGCGCCTGCGGTGGCCAGTTCACCGCCAACACGATGGCGTGCGTCGGCGAGGCGATCGGGCTGTCGCTGCCCAATTCGAACATGGTGCCCGCCCCCTATGACAGCCGCGAGGCGATCGCGATCGCCGCAGGCGAGCAGGTCATGAACCTCGTCGAGCGCAACCTTCGCCCGCGCGACATCGCTACCCGTGCCGCCTTCGTCAACGCGGCGCGCGTCGTCGCGGCGACTGGCGGCTCGACCAACGCCGCGCTCCATTTGCCCGCGATGGCGAGCGAAGCCGGGATCGAGTTCGACCTGTTTGACGTCGCCGAGGCTTTCAAATCAACGCCGTACCTCGCCGACCTCAAACCCGGCGGCAAATATGTCGCCAAGGACATGCACGCCGCCGGCGGCGTCTACATGCTGATGAAGACGATGCTGGCGGGCGGCTTGCTCGACGGCGAATGTCTCACTGTCACCGGCCGCACGCTCGGCGAGAATATCGACCAGGTCACCTGGAACCCCGACCAGAAGGTCATCTACGACGTCAAGACGCCGATCACCCCAACCGGTGGTGTCGTCGGCCTGCGCGGATCGCTTGCCCCCGACGGCGCGATCGTCAAGGTCGCGGGGTTGCACCGGCTGCAGTTCGAAGGCGTCGCGCGCTGCTTCGATTGCGAGGAAGACGCCTTCGCCGCGGTCGAGGCGCGCGACATTGCCGAGGGATCGGTGGTGATCATCCGCTACGAAGGCCCCAAGGGCGGCCCCGGCATGCGCGAGATGCTGTCGACCACCGCCGCGCTCTACGGCCTGGGGCTCGGCGAGAAGGTGGCGCTGATCACCGACGGGCGCTTCTCGGGCGGCACCCGCGGCTTCTGCATCGGTCATGTCGGCCCCGAAGCCGCCGAAGGCGGGCCGATCGCGCTGATCGTGGATGGCGACACGATCCGTATCGATGCCGAGGCTGGCACGATCGACCTCGACGTGCCCGAAGCAGTACTAGCCGAGCGCCGCGCCGCTTGGCGTCCGCGCACGAACGACTATCAGGCGGGCGCGTTGTGGCGCTATGCCCGGACGGTGGGCCCCGCCAGTCGCGGCGCGGTCACCCATCCGGGGGCAGCGAGCGAAACCCATGTCTATGCGGATATCTGA
- a CDS encoding N-formylglutamate amidohydrolase, whose translation MSHPPVAILEGASDILLLCDHASDVVPEGVDLGIDPALLAKHIAVDIGAAPLTAALAARLGAPALSGTVSRLVIDLHREPDHPALVPTASDGHAVPGNVGIDRFDRIARFHAPYHAALARQITARRPRLLVAIHSFTPRLEAGGEARAMHAGILYNRDDRAARVLLTELRTAGIATGDNAPYSGRLVNTTLNRHGEGRGIACVSIEIRNDLIADAAGVERWADLLAPMIEKARNSLAFGVAPTQ comes from the coding sequence ATGAGCCATCCCCCGGTCGCGATCCTCGAAGGCGCGAGCGACATCCTGCTGCTGTGCGATCACGCCTCCGACGTCGTACCCGAGGGGGTCGATCTCGGCATCGATCCGGCGCTGCTCGCCAAGCATATTGCGGTCGATATCGGTGCCGCGCCGCTGACCGCAGCGCTCGCCGCGCGGCTCGGCGCGCCCGCGCTGTCGGGGACGGTGTCGCGGCTGGTGATCGACCTCCACCGCGAGCCCGACCACCCCGCGCTCGTTCCCACCGCGAGCGACGGCCACGCGGTGCCGGGCAATGTCGGCATCGACCGCTTCGACCGGATCGCGCGCTTCCACGCGCCCTATCACGCCGCGCTCGCCCGCCAGATCACCGCGCGCCGCCCACGGCTGCTGGTGGCGATCCACAGCTTCACCCCCCGGCTCGAGGCCGGCGGCGAAGCGCGCGCGATGCATGCCGGCATCCTCTACAACCGCGACGATCGCGCCGCGCGCGTGCTGCTCACCGAGCTTCGCACCGCGGGGATCGCAACCGGCGACAACGCGCCCTATTCGGGGCGCCTGGTCAACACGACGCTCAACCGGCACGGCGAGGGCAGGGGGATCGCGTGCGTCTCGATCGAGATCCGCAACGACCTGATCGCCGATGCCGCAGGTGTCGAGCGCTGGGCCGACCTGCTCGCGCCGATGATCGAAAAGGCGCGTAACAGTCTTGCGTTCGGGGTCGCCCCTACGCAATAG
- a CDS encoding enoyl-CoA hydratase/isomerase family protein, with the protein MIELSTTNHIATLTLNRPAARNALRIADWDALAAAIRDLPLTVRALVLHGGASFCAGADLRELETLRDDSAMRPRFRIAMATAIEALAACPVPVIAGIAGGCYGAGVALAIAADIRIAAPDAAFATTPARLGIGYPATDVARLASRMGQGHTARLLFSAQPITAHEALRIGLVEQLADDPVAAAQALAATIADNAPAAVRLLKRVLRHPDEAGHDAAFEARFGTAAFTEGLAAFAGKRKPDFP; encoded by the coding sequence ATGATCGAGCTTTCCACCACCAACCATATCGCGACGCTGACGCTCAATCGCCCCGCTGCGCGCAACGCGCTGCGGATCGCCGATTGGGACGCGCTCGCCGCCGCGATCCGCGACCTGCCGCTCACCGTCCGCGCGCTGGTGCTCCATGGCGGGGCCAGCTTCTGCGCCGGCGCCGACCTGCGCGAACTCGAGACGCTGCGCGACGACAGCGCGATGCGCCCGCGTTTCCGGATCGCGATGGCGACCGCGATCGAGGCGCTGGCGGCTTGCCCGGTGCCCGTGATCGCCGGCATTGCGGGCGGCTGCTATGGCGCCGGCGTCGCGCTTGCGATCGCTGCTGATATCCGCATCGCCGCGCCCGATGCCGCCTTCGCCACCACCCCCGCACGGCTCGGGATCGGCTATCCCGCGACCGACGTCGCGCGGCTGGCGTCGCGAATGGGCCAGGGCCATACCGCGCGGCTGCTATTCTCGGCGCAACCGATCACCGCCCACGAAGCGCTGCGGATCGGGCTGGTCGAGCAGCTCGCCGACGATCCGGTCGCCGCCGCGCAAGCGCTCGCGGCAACGATCGCCGATAACGCCCCCGCCGCTGTCCGGCTGCTCAAGCGCGTGCTTCGCCACCCCGACGAGGCAGGGCACGACGCCGCGTTCGAGGCGCGCTTCGGCACCGCCGCCTTCACCGAAGGGCTCGCAGCGTTCGCAGGTAAACGAAAGCCCGATTTCCCATGA
- a CDS encoding 4-(cytidine 5'-diphospho)-2-C-methyl-D-erythritol kinase, with the protein MIVEAAPAKLNLALHVRARRADGYHELETLFAFVADGDVVTIDPTGAPGLTLTGPFAAGLSGEGDNLVLRAERLFRARVVDGRPMAILLDKRLPVASGIGGGSADAAATLRALARLEGVAIDDPRLFGCAEALGSDVPACLLGKTALGRGRGELLLPLDGLAALPALLINPGVAVSTAAVFARWDGIDRGPIGQGDPLAAALAGRNDLEPPALALAPVIAEILALLAAQPGVRLARMSGSGATCFALFDTADQRAAAAARVRAAHPWWCLETVLAGQPGVPCRDQAAA; encoded by the coding sequence ATGATCGTCGAAGCCGCGCCCGCCAAGCTCAACCTTGCGCTCCACGTCCGCGCGCGGCGGGCCGATGGCTATCACGAGCTCGAAACGCTGTTCGCCTTCGTCGCCGATGGCGATGTCGTGACGATCGACCCCACCGGCGCGCCGGGGCTGACGCTGACCGGGCCCTTCGCCGCCGGCCTGTCGGGCGAGGGCGACAATCTGGTGCTGCGCGCCGAACGGCTGTTCCGCGCGCGCGTGGTCGATGGCCGGCCAATGGCGATCCTGCTCGACAAGCGGTTGCCCGTGGCGTCGGGGATCGGCGGCGGATCGGCCGATGCCGCCGCCACCCTGCGCGCGCTGGCGCGGCTTGAGGGGGTAGCGATCGACGATCCGCGGCTCTTCGGATGCGCCGAGGCGCTGGGGTCCGACGTGCCCGCCTGTTTGCTCGGCAAGACCGCGCTCGGGCGCGGACGCGGCGAGTTGCTGCTGCCGCTCGATGGGCTGGCGGCGCTGCCCGCGTTGCTGATCAATCCCGGTGTTGCGGTGTCGACCGCTGCGGTGTTCGCGCGCTGGGACGGGATCGATCGTGGGCCGATCGGGCAGGGCGATCCGCTCGCGGCGGCGCTTGCCGGGCGCAACGATCTCGAGCCGCCCGCGCTCGCGCTCGCGCCGGTGATCGCCGAAATACTGGCGTTGCTCGCCGCGCAGCCGGGGGTCCGGCTGGCGCGGATGTCGGGGTCGGGGGCGACATGCTTCGCGCTGTTCGATACCGCCGATCAGCGCGCCGCCGCCGCCGCGCGAGTGCGCGCCGCGCACCCCTGGTGGTGTCTCGAAACGGTGCTCGCGGGACAGCCGGGCGTTCCATGCCGGGACCAGGCCGCCGCATGA
- a CDS encoding tetratricopeptide repeat protein: protein MLAASPALAANDPPTGASLAAYVRARAAAADGAADIAARGYAIALADDPGNEVIAIRAFREGIAVGDFDLARRALAVLERSNVAPADTVMLRYADRVRARDWPAARAAAAQVAQGPLDFVGPVLLAWVAFEEGAADPAAELAAAEANVISRRYAAENRALLLIAQGQYAQAADALSALLGNDQASLDLRLNAAQLFQGKRQGKLARELLGGSDPVLVAQRSSLGRGAKAGAAFGASRLFTRLAADLGRDEASPLSILLGRTALLLDPTDDRARLLLADTLSQQGLGTRALALLDSIGAKSAFASVAQAARVTVLTRMEDEAGALAAAKALADAPGATVTEAQSYGDLLVDQNRFDDAAAAYATAMARAGDGADWVLNLQRGGALEQAGRWDEALPYLRRAVELAPQEPVALNYLGYAQVERGENLAEGQKLLEQARALRPDDPSITDSLGWAYVQRGQWDKGLPLLEQAAAAEPGDVTINEHLGDAYWRTGRRYEARYAWRAAAVHAEGDDAKRLAGKLADGLAPVTAAR, encoded by the coding sequence ATGCTGGCGGCGTCGCCCGCGCTCGCCGCCAACGACCCGCCGACCGGCGCCAGCCTCGCCGCCTATGTCCGCGCGCGCGCCGCCGCCGCCGATGGCGCGGCCGACATCGCCGCGCGCGGTTATGCGATCGCGCTCGCCGACGATCCAGGCAACGAAGTCATCGCGATCCGCGCGTTTCGCGAAGGTATTGCGGTCGGCGATTTCGACCTCGCGCGTCGCGCGCTCGCGGTGCTCGAACGCTCGAACGTCGCGCCCGCCGATACGGTGATGCTGCGCTACGCCGATCGGGTGCGCGCGCGCGACTGGCCGGCCGCGCGCGCCGCCGCCGCGCAGGTGGCGCAAGGCCCGCTCGATTTCGTCGGGCCGGTGCTGCTCGCCTGGGTGGCGTTCGAGGAAGGCGCCGCCGACCCCGCTGCCGAGCTCGCCGCCGCCGAAGCCAATGTCATCTCGCGCCGCTACGCCGCCGAAAACCGCGCGCTGCTGCTGATCGCGCAAGGGCAGTATGCGCAGGCCGCCGATGCGCTCAGCGCATTGCTCGGCAACGACCAGGCCAGCCTCGATCTCCGGCTGAACGCCGCGCAGCTGTTCCAGGGCAAGCGCCAGGGCAAGCTCGCGCGCGAATTGCTGGGCGGCAGCGATCCGGTGCTGGTAGCGCAGCGATCGTCGCTTGGGCGCGGCGCGAAGGCGGGGGCGGCGTTCGGCGCGTCGCGACTGTTCACCCGGCTCGCCGCCGATCTGGGCCGCGACGAAGCGTCGCCGTTGTCTATTTTGCTCGGCCGCACCGCGCTGCTGCTCGATCCGACCGACGATCGTGCGCGGCTGCTGCTCGCCGACACGCTGTCGCAGCAGGGGTTGGGGACCCGCGCGCTCGCGCTGCTCGATTCGATCGGCGCCAAAAGCGCGTTCGCCAGCGTCGCGCAGGCGGCGCGCGTGACCGTGCTGACGCGGATGGAGGACGAGGCGGGGGCGCTCGCCGCAGCCAAGGCGCTCGCCGACGCACCCGGCGCAACGGTGACCGAGGCGCAATCCTATGGCGACCTGTTGGTCGACCAGAATCGCTTCGACGATGCCGCTGCCGCCTATGCAACGGCAATGGCGCGCGCGGGCGATGGGGCCGATTGGGTGCTCAATCTCCAGCGCGGCGGCGCCCTCGAACAGGCGGGACGCTGGGACGAGGCGCTGCCCTATCTTCGCCGCGCGGTCGAACTCGCGCCGCAGGAGCCGGTGGCGCTCAATTATCTCGGCTATGCACAGGTCGAACGCGGTGAGAATCTGGCCGAAGGGCAAAAGCTGCTCGAACAGGCGCGGGCGCTGCGTCCCGACGATCCCTCGATCACCGATTCGCTCGGCTGGGCCTATGTCCAGCGCGGCCAATGGGACAAGGGGCTCCCGCTGCTCGAACAGGCTGCCGCCGCCGAGCCCGGCGACGTCACGATCAACGAGCATCTGGGCGACGCCTATTGGCGCACCGGCCGGCGCTACGAGGCGCGCTACGCCTGGCGCGCCGCGGCGGTCCATGCCGAGGGCGACGATGCCAAGCGGCTCGCGGGCAAGCTCGCCGACGGGCTCGCCCCGGTGACCGCGGCGCGCTGA
- a CDS encoding electron transfer flavoprotein-ubiquinone oxidoreductase, which yields MSERESMPYDVVIVGAGPAGLSAAIRLKQLANDAGSELSVCVLEKGSEVGAHILSGAVIDPKALDELLPEWREMGCPLAQTPVTENHHWVLSKKGKSSLPEFALPPIMHNEGCYTGSLGSLCRWLAEQAEGLGVEIFPGFAAAEILFDEDGSVKGVATGDMGIARDGTRKPDWQPGLELHARYTFFAEGVRGHLSKELMRIFDLRKDCDPQVYGLGVKELWDLAPGKHVPGRVIHTQGWPLSETQGSNGGGFLYHQANGQIALGFVTWLNYSNPHLSPFHEMQRWKTHPEIAAILEGGKRVSYGARAINDGGFQSVPKLIFPGGALIGCSAGFVNVPRIKGTHTAMKTGMMAAEAAFQAVAADRRGDELAAYASAYEGSWVREELRRVRNVVPLVKKHGDLIGSGLSGVHMWAEHLGVKMPGTMRHHPDHESLWRAEDVAKIAYPKPDGVLTFDRLSSVFLSNTNHEEDQPVHLTLKDPDVPIAHNLPLYDEPAQRYCPAGVYEVVGEENGDPKFVINAQNCVHCKTCDIKDPTQNINWVVPEGGGGPNYPNM from the coding sequence ATGAGTGAACGCGAGTCGATGCCTTATGATGTCGTGATCGTCGGCGCGGGGCCTGCCGGCCTTTCCGCGGCGATCCGGCTCAAACAGCTCGCGAACGACGCCGGCAGCGAGCTGTCGGTGTGCGTGCTCGAAAAGGGCTCCGAGGTCGGCGCGCACATCCTGTCGGGGGCGGTGATCGATCCCAAGGCGCTCGACGAATTGCTGCCCGAATGGCGTGAGATGGGTTGCCCGCTTGCGCAGACCCCGGTGACCGAGAACCACCATTGGGTGCTCTCGAAAAAGGGCAAAAGCTCGCTCCCCGAATTCGCGCTGCCGCCGATCATGCACAATGAAGGCTGCTACACCGGATCGCTCGGCAGCCTGTGCCGCTGGCTCGCCGAACAGGCCGAAGGGCTTGGGGTCGAAATCTTCCCCGGCTTCGCCGCCGCCGAGATACTGTTCGACGAAGACGGATCGGTGAAGGGCGTCGCCACCGGCGACATGGGAATCGCCAGGGACGGCACGCGCAAGCCCGATTGGCAGCCCGGGCTCGAGCTCCACGCGCGCTACACCTTCTTCGCCGAAGGGGTGCGCGGGCATCTGTCGAAGGAGCTGATGCGCATCTTCGACCTGCGCAAGGATTGCGATCCCCAGGTCTATGGCCTCGGCGTCAAGGAACTCTGGGACCTCGCGCCGGGCAAGCACGTTCCCGGCCGAGTGATCCACACCCAGGGATGGCCGCTCAGCGAGACGCAAGGATCGAACGGCGGCGGTTTCCTGTATCACCAGGCCAATGGCCAGATCGCCTTGGGCTTCGTCACCTGGCTCAACTATTCGAACCCGCACCTCTCGCCCTTCCACGAAATGCAGCGCTGGAAGACCCACCCCGAGATCGCCGCGATCCTCGAGGGCGGCAAGCGCGTGTCGTACGGCGCGCGCGCGATCAACGATGGCGGCTTCCAGTCGGTGCCCAAGCTCATCTTCCCCGGCGGCGCGCTGATCGGCTGTTCGGCGGGGTTCGTGAACGTGCCGCGGATCAAGGGCACCCACACCGCGATGAAGACCGGGATGATGGCCGCCGAGGCGGCATTCCAGGCGGTCGCCGCCGATCGCCGCGGCGATGAGCTCGCCGCCTATGCCAGCGCCTATGAGGGCAGCTGGGTGCGCGAGGAACTGCGCCGCGTCCGCAACGTCGTGCCGCTGGTCAAGAAGCATGGCGACCTGATCGGGTCGGGGTTGTCGGGGGTGCATATGTGGGCCGAGCATCTGGGGGTGAAGATGCCCGGTACGATGCGCCACCATCCCGATCACGAAAGCCTGTGGCGCGCCGAAGACGTCGCCAAGATCGCCTATCCCAAGCCCGATGGCGTGCTGACCTTCGATCGCCTCTCGTCGGTGTTCCTGTCGAATACCAATCACGAGGAGGACCAACCGGTCCATCTGACGCTCAAGGACCCTGACGTACCGATCGCGCACAACCTGCCCTTGTACGACGAGCCGGCGCAGCGTTATTGTCCCGCGGGTGTGTATGAAGTGGTGGGCGAGGAAAACGGCGATCCCAAGTTCGTTATCAACGCGCAGAACTGCGTCCACTGCAAGACGTGCGACATCAAGGACCCCACGCAGAACATCAACTGGGTGGTGCCCGAGGGCGGCGGAGGGCCCAATTATCCGAACATGTAG
- a CDS encoding uracil-DNA glycosylase family protein, whose protein sequence is MGADQHNDWQAATASALEWWADAGVDVLVEDQVRDWFAAPVRTPPATAVAAAEPGAAEAEAEFPETLEAFLAWRLGEGAPEAKWNAPLVAGEGDPTADLMVMLDHPTGDRLLLDAEARLLDRMLAAIGRSRGDVYLTTLCLAAPLAQSIPADDQPALVARAQHLAALAGTKTVLLLSQSASRAFLGTDRANARACFHDINHRQAKFSAISSVHPRFLLSSPAHKREAWKDLQLLLRGKRT, encoded by the coding sequence ATGGGGGCAGATCAACACAACGACTGGCAGGCCGCCACCGCGAGCGCGCTCGAATGGTGGGCCGATGCCGGGGTCGATGTGCTCGTCGAAGACCAGGTCCGTGACTGGTTCGCCGCGCCGGTACGGACTCCGCCTGCAACGGCGGTCGCTGCTGCCGAACCCGGTGCGGCCGAGGCCGAGGCGGAATTTCCAGAAACGCTGGAGGCTTTCCTCGCGTGGCGCCTTGGCGAAGGCGCGCCCGAAGCCAAGTGGAACGCGCCGCTCGTCGCGGGCGAAGGCGATCCTACCGCCGACCTGATGGTGATGCTCGACCATCCCACCGGCGATCGGTTGCTGCTCGATGCCGAAGCGCGGCTGCTCGATCGGATGCTCGCCGCGATCGGCCGCAGTCGGGGCGACGTCTACCTGACGACGCTGTGCCTCGCCGCGCCGCTCGCCCAGTCGATCCCCGCCGACGACCAGCCCGCCCTGGTCGCGCGCGCGCAGCATCTGGCGGCGCTGGCGGGCACCAAAACGGTGCTGCTGCTGTCGCAATCGGCGAGCCGTGCGTTCCTCGGGACGGACCGCGCTAACGCTCGTGCCTGTTTTCATGACATTAACCACCGGCAGGCCAAGTTCTCGGCAATCTCCAGCGTGCACCCCCGGTTCCTGCTGAGCAGCCCGGCGCACAAGCGGGAGGCCTGGAAAGATTTGCAATTGTTGCTCAGGGGAAAGCGCACGTGA